GCCGTCTTGAACAGCACCTGCCATTCCTGGCCGGTCTCGATCGCGCCGTCCCAGCGGTACACCGAGGTCACCGGCGCACTGATCTGCGCGCAGGCGGCGAGCCGCTGCTCGATCGCGCCGCGGGCCAGGCCCACGGCCTTGGCCTCGCTGTCGACGGTGGTCATGACGGTCAGGAACCGGGCGTCCGGGTGCCCGGCGGATCCGGGTGGTCGGGTCGATTCGGTCGGGTCGGCCACAGGTGCATCCTTCGCGGTGGGGGGCGGGAGGGATCGGGACAGACGGGACGGTGGGTCCGCGCCGCCGCCGAACCGGCTCGCCCGGCGGCCACGGAACCGCTCCGCATCGTACGGACCGAGATGATCATCCCGGAAGGGACCGGCCCGCCCGGCAGCGGGTATGCACCCGGACGCCGCCCCCTCCACGAGCCGGCTCCCGGACGGTTTCCGGCCGGCCCCCGGCCCGTGGTCGCGCTCCCCGGTTGCGTCCCGGGGCGCACCGGCAACGATGGAAAGGAAGCTCCGCCGCGTCCGCACGCGAAAGGCCGGCCTCATGGACGATCTCGATGCACTCGCCCGTCACCTGCTCGACGAAGCCAGGACCTCCGCGCACGGACGCAGCGCCCACCTCTTCCTGCACGACGGCCCGCTGCGGCAGGCCGTGATCGCCCTGACCGCGGGCACCGAGCTGGACGAGCACAACACTCCCCCGGCAGCGAGCCTGCACGTCCTGTACGGCCGGGTCCGGCTGACCGGGCAGGGTGGCGGTCCGGAGCTGAAGGCCGGTCAGGTCGCGATGCTCCCGCGCGAACGGCACGGGCTGCTGGCCCTGGAGAACGCGGCGGTGGTGCTGACGGCCGTCACCGGAGTCCCGCTGAGCGAGCGCCGTACGGCGGCCGCGGCGGGGGCACCGGGGTAGGGGCGCAGCCGTGACCCCGGGCCGGGGTCTGTCCGAGGGGTCGAGCCGTCATCCTGGTCGCCGAGTCCACCCTGTGCCGGTTCACAGTGCGACCACGATTTTGCCGTGAACATGCCTCTCGGCCTGCGTCGTCACGGCTGCGCGAATCTGCTCGACCGGGAAGGTCGCCGCGATCGGCACCGTGATCTCGCCGGAATGGATCGCGTCGGCGATCCGTTGCAGGGCGCCCGGACCCGCATCGAGGGCACCCGCCGTGCGCACGCCGGGCGGCGGGGCGGGGCCGTCGGCCACGACGGTGATCCGCTCGGGTGCCACGCCGAGCTCGAGCGCGGTCTCGGCCGCCTCCCTTCCGAACAGGTCGGTTGCGGCGGTGATCCCCTCGGGCGCCAGGGCCCGCACCCGGTCCGCCAGGCCGGGGCCGTACGCCACGGGTTCGGCGCCGAGCCCGCGCAGGAATCCGAACGTGCTCTCGGAGGCGGTGCCGAGCACCCGGGCACCCGCAAGCTTCGCCAACTGCACGGCGAAGACGCCCACGCCACCCGCCGCCCCACCGATCAGGACGGTGTCCCCGGCGCGGAGCCCGATCGCGGCGAGCGCGGCGGAGGCCGTCAGACCGGACACCACAAGCGTGGCCGCCACCTCGTCGCCGATGCCCTCCGGGGTGGGCCACAGCGTTGCCGCGGGTGTCTTGACCAGCACGAAATCGGCGACGGACCGGCCGATCGCAGCCCCGTACACCCGGTCGCCGGTCGCGAATCCCGTGGCGTCGGCGCCCACCTCGTCCACCACTCCGGCGAAGTCGCTGCCGAACCCGGCCGGCAAGGTGATGCCGAACCGCGCCGCCATGTCGGGCTGGGTGGTGATCTGCCAGTCCATCGGATTCAGCCCGGCTGCCGTGACCCGGACGCGCACCTCGTCCGGTGCGGCGTGCGGCTCGGGTATCTCCTGCAGTTCGAGTACTTCGGGACCGCCGAATCGCCGGTAACGGACAGCTCTACTCATCGGTGACCTCTCCTGGCCAGTGATGGGACTTGGTCTCATCGACCCTACCTCAGTGATGGGACCAAGTCCCGTACACTGCTCCCATGGCTCGCTGGCAACCCGACGCACCAGGACGACTCGCCGCCGCCGCCCTCGACCTCTTCGAGGAGCACGGCTACGAGAACACGACCGTGATCGAGATCGCGGAGCGCGCGGGGCTCACCAAGAGCACGTTCTTCCGGTACTTCCCGGACAAGCGTGAGGTGCTTTTCGGCAGGGGCACGGTGACCGGTCTGCTCGTCGAAGGGATCGCCTCGGCGCCGCCGGCGGCCGGTCCGCTCGACGCGGTGGCGGACGCCCTCGATGGGCTCGGCCGGACGTTCTTCACCGCCGACCGCCGCGAGTTCAGCCGCCGGCGCCAGGCCGTGCTGAACGCCCATACGGAACTGCGTGAACGCGAAGCCCTGAAAAGGATCGACCTCACCGCCTCGATGATCGAGGCCCTCCACCACCGCGGAGTCCCGAGCCTGACCGCGCGGGTGGCCGCGAAACTGGGCACGCTCGTCTGGGAGATCGCCTTCGATCAGTGGATCGACACCGACAACAGCGAGGACTTCGGCCCGCTGGCACGGCAAGCGCTCGCCGAAGTACGCGCGGCCGGAGCCGTGCGCCAGTAACGCAACAGGGGCCGGGCCCATCGAACGCCAGACGTGGCCCCTTCGCCCTTCCCGGGATCCGCCGGCTGATCACCGGCCCTCCCCGGGGGCCCACACCATGCCGGTGGCGGAACCGCACCGGCACCCGGTGCCGGAGTCAGGCCGCCAGCCACTGGTCGTAGGCCAGCTTGCACAGCAGGGCGACGACGACCACCACCAGGACGCCCCGTACGAAGCCGGCGCCGCGCTTGAGCGCCATCCGGGCGCCCACCAGGCCGCCGACGAGGTTGAACAGCGCCAGCAGGGCGCCGAGTTGCCACAGCACGGTGCCCTGGACCGCGAACATCGCCAGCGCGCCGGCATTGGTGCAGACGTTGACGACCTTGGCGGTGGCCGACGAGCTGACCAGGTCCATGTGCAGGATCGCGGTGAGCGCGACGACGAGGAAAGCACCGGTCCCGGGCCCGATCAGGCCGTCGTAGAAGCCGATGCCCAGGCCCGCGACGAGGACGGCCGCCACGACGCGCCGACGGGAGACCGGGCCCGAGGGCGCGGGCGCGGTCCCGAAGGCCGGGCGGAAGAGGACGAAGGCGAGCACCCCCAGCAGGACGGCCATGATCAGCGGGCGCAGCACCGCGCTGTTGATGCCCGCCGCGAAGAACGCCCCGCCCAGTGAACCGGCCATCGCGGCCAGGCCGATCCGCAGTGCCGTCCGGACATCGATCGGGGCCTTGCGGACGTAGGTGACCGCGGCCGCGGTCGTGCCGACGATGGCGGTGGACTTGTTGGTGGCGAGCACGTAGGCGGCCGGGGTGTGCGGGAGGCCGACCAGCAGCGCCGGGAGCAGCAGCAGTCCACCACCGCCCACGACGGCATCGATCCAGCCCGCCGCGAGGGCTGCCAGGGCGAGCAGGGTCAGGGTGAACAGCGATATATCAGCGGGCACCAGGTGATCTTAAGGACCGCGCGCGCCCGTGCCGGGGGGATTTCCGGCCGCCGGGCCGCGGAAACATGCCACCAATTACCGGGCGTGCCTGCGACGTTGCCCGCCGCATACGGGCGCGGGCTGGAATCCGCAACCGAAGTGCGCTGCGCCGATCGGGCGAATTGGCGCGCCAACTGTGGTGCGTCGTCCGGCCGGTCACTTCAATCGGTGCTACCGACGGTGGGGTGCCCATCCCCTGTCGGGGGACCAGGGACGACTAGCCGTCATGCGGCAATTCCGTCCTGTTCTTCAGGGCACCCCCGACAGGTGAGCATGTGCGGAGGTTTCCTTTTCTCCGGCGTGCCGCAGCCCCCACCTCCTTCGTGGAGCCTTCGAAAGGGGCTGTCCAACATGGCACTCACCCTCACCCTCACCCCGTCAACCGTAGCGGCGGGCGGGACCTTCACAGCAACGGCCGCCGGTGCCACATCGGGAGAGTTGATCACCTTCACCTACGACGCGGCAGTTCCAGTAGTAGTGGCCGCTGACGGCGCGGGTAATGCGTCCGCCACCTTCACGGCGACCACCACGGGACCGGTGGCTGCCGTCGGTACGCTCAGTGGGGCAGCTGTAGCGACGCTGACCGTCAGCGCGGGACCGAACTGTGTGGTCACGCTGACCTCCGCGCCCCCCAGCCCGGTCGCCGCCGGCACGCCGGTGACCTTCACCGCCACCGTCACCTGCGGCGGCACCCCCGTCGTGGGCGCGCTGGTCCTGTTCACCACCCCAAGCGGCCCGATCGGAATCGGCGTCACCGGTGCCACCGGCACCGCCACCACGACCACCAGCTTGCTGCCCCCCGGCACCACCACCGTCACGGCCACCGTGATCGCCGCCACCACCACCTGCACCTGCATCGGCGTCTCCGCGACCACGACCGTGACCGTCACCGCGCCGCCGAGCTGCGTGGTCACGCTGACCTCCGCGCCCCCCAGCCCGGTCGCCGCCGGCACGCCGGTGACCTTCACCGCCACCGTCACCTGCGGCGGCGCCCCCGTCGTGGGCGCGACAGTCCTCTTCACCACCCCCGGCGGCCCGATCGGAGTCGGCGTCACCGGTGCCACCGGCACCGCCACCACGACCACCAGCTTGCTGCCCCCCGGCACCACCACCGTCACGGCCACGGTTGCTGCTGCCACCACCACCTGCACCTGCATCGGGGGCTCCGCGACCACGACCGTGACCGTCACCGCGCCGCCGAGCTGCGTGGTCACGCTGACCTCCGCGCCCCCCAGCCCGGTCGCCGCCGGCACGCCGGTGACCTTCACCGCCACCGTCACCTGCGGCGGCGCCCCCGTCGTGGGCGCGGCAGTCCTGTTCACCACCCCCGGCGGCCCGATCGGAGTCGGCGTCACCGGTGCCACCGGCACCGCGACCACGACCACCAGCTTGCTGCCCCCCGGCACCACCACCGTCACGGCCACGGTTGCTGCTGCCACCACCACCTGCTCCTGCATCGGCGTGAGCGCGACCACGACCGTGACCGTCGGCTCGGCGGCGGTGCTCACGGCGCAGCCGGCCTGCTACCGGCTGGACCTCACCACACTGACCGCCCAGGCCACGTTCACTGCGACGGGCGCGACGCCGGGTTCGACGGTCACGTTCCACCTGGGCACCGGGCCCAACGGACCCGTGGCGTGCACCGCCGTGGCCAACGCGAGCGGCACCGCCACCTGCACGGCCACCCTCAGCCTCTTCCAGCTGGTCTTCGTCACCTACACCGCGACCAGCGGGACGCAGGCCTCCACCAGCACCCTGGGGCCCTGCCTCTCCTGACCCCACCGGCGCGCATGCGGCACAGTCAACAGCGTGCCGTCGCCCGCCTGAACCCGTGAAACCGGCCCAGGGCTGCTGAGCGGCCCGGCAACACAGCCGTCCCCCGTAACGCAACTACGGGGGACGGCTGCAGGGCCACAAGGATAGGCCCTGCGGCACGGTGGCACGCCGGGTTGAGCCCGGGACGCGCCTCGGGCCCACGGGTCACGCGACGAGGGACCCCTCGCAAAAGAGAGACACAGAAGGAGTGCGACATGGGCTGCAATTGCGGCGGCGGTGCCCGTCCGACCGTCACCGTCTACCAGTTGAACCTGCCCGACGGCACCGCGCGCCAGTTCTACACCTGGCAAGAGGCCGAGGCCGCCAACCAGCGAGCGGGCGGCGGCGGCAGCATCGTCATCATCAATCAGTAGCGGAATTCGCCTACCGAGGCCGCCGTCTTCCCCTCCAGCGGACCGGGAAAACGGCCGGCCTCGGCCCTCAATGAACGCCATGCGCCGACCCGAGAGACGACCACCACTCCGCCTCGGGCCACTCACGGTGAGAGGACGCACTCCCCCATGAGCCTTTTGGAGTTCCTGCTTTCCCTCGGCGCCACGTGCCGCCTCACCCGATTCATTACGAAGGACACTCTCGCCGGGGGATTCCGCTCCTGGATCGCCGACCGTTTCGGCGATGACTCCAAACCCTCCTACCTGGTCAGTTGCAGCTGGTGTACGAGCATCTGGGTGGCCGCCGCCATGACCGCCCTCACGCAATGGGCCGGCGGAACCGTCGCCCTGCAGCTCACCACCACCGCCCTGTCGCTCTCCTACCTCGCCGGGCTCGCTTCGCGCTGGCTCGACTGATCGTCGCGGCAGCGCAGGCGCGCCCCGGGCTGTTCTCCCGCGACTTCGCGTGGGTCAAGTCCTCGTACAGCGACGCCAACGGCGGGGAAGGCATCGAGTTCTCCCCCGCCCTCACCCAGGTCCACGGCGTCGTCCCCGTCCGCGACTCCAAGAACCCCGACGGCCCGGCCCTCGTCTTCCCCGCCGACGGCTGGTCGTCATTCATAGCTGCTGTGAAAGGCGGGGAGTTCTCCGCCTGACGCGGAAAACCTGTGCCGCCCCGCAGGCCCCGCCGATAGCGTCAACTCCCATGCGCATTCTCGTTCTTGGCGGTACGTCCTTCGTGGGCCGCGCCATCGTGGAAGATGCCCTGCGCTCCGGGGCCGAGGTCACCTTGTTCGGCCGGGGCCGGACCGGGGTGGAGCTGTTCCCGGAGCTGACCCGGCTGATCGGTGACCGGGACACCGGCGACTACGGGGCGCTGGGCGAGGACAGTTGGGACGCGGTCGTGGATGTCAGCGGCTATGTCCCGCGGCATGTCGGGCAGGCGATGGACGCACTGGGCGACCGGGTCGGCCGGTATCTGTTCCTCTCCAGCCATGCGGTCTACCAGCGGGAGGGGGTGGGTCCGGGTTCCGACGAGGACACCCCGCGCCGCCCGCCCGTACGGGACACCGAGGAGCTGACCGAGGCCACCTACGGTCCGTGCAAGGTGGCCTGCGAGGACGATGTGCTGGCGCGGTACGGCGCGCGGGCGACGATCGTGCGGGCCGGGAAGGTGGCCGGGCCGCACGATACGGCGGACACCTTCACGTACTGGGTGCGCCGGGCCGCCCGGGGCGGACGCGTGGCGCTGCCCGCCGATCCCGGGCAGCCGGTGCAGGTCATCGACTCGCGGGATCTGGCCCGCCTCGTCGTGCAGTTGCTCGTCGACGACCGTCCGGGCGCCTTCCACGCGGTGGGGCCGGCCGAGCCGGTCACGCTCGGCGGGCTGATCGAGACCTGTGCGCGGGTGGCCGGCAGCCGGATCGAGCTCGTACGGGTGCCGGACGACGACCTGCCGCTGTTCTTCCCGCTGGTACGGGACGACTGGGCGACGCAGCAGCGCAGCCCGGCCCGCGCGCGGGCGGCGGGGCTGCCCGCGACCCCGCTGGAGGTGACCGCGGCCGACGTCCTGGCCTGGGACCGGGCGCGCGGCGAGCCGCCGCTGACGGCGGGGTTCACGCCCGAGGAGGAGCGGGCGCGGCTGGCGCGCCGGGACGGTTCTCAGAGCTCGGAGGGCCGCCCCGTTCTTGCTCGGCGCACTGAGCCGCACACGGCCGTGGGCTGCTAGGTTGCGCTTCGGCGAACGTGCGTACGGAGGCAGTGTTGTGATCGGGCTGGGAGCAATAGCGGGGATCGCGATGGTGGAGCTCGGCATGGTGCTGACGCCGGGGCCGAACATGATCTACCTGGTCTCCCGCTCGATCGCCCAGGGCCGCCGGGCGGGGCTGACCTCGCTGGCCGGGGTCTTCCTCGGCTTCCTGGTCTATCTCTTCGCGGTGTCCGCCGGTATCGCCACCGTCTTCGCGCTGGTGCCGGAGATCTACCTGGCGATCAAGCTGGCCGGAGCCGGCTACCTGCTCTGGCTGGCCTGGAAGGCCATCCGGCCGGGCGGCCGATCCCCTGTCGCGCCCCAGGAGTTGACGCAGGCCGGGGCCCGCAAGCTCTTCCTGATGGGCTTCCTCACCTGCCTGCTCAATCCCAAGGTGGCCATCCTCTACATCTCGCTGCTGCCGCAGTTCGTCGACCCGGCACGCGGTCATGTCGGCCTGCAGGGGCTGCTGTTGGGGCTGACCCAGATCGCGGTGGGGGTCGCGGGCAACGCGTTCTTCATCGTGACGGCCGGCTCCGTCGCCGGGTTCTTCGCCCGGCACCCGCTCTGGCAGCGCCTGCACCGCTATGTGATGGGCACCGCGCTGGCGGGCTTCGCCGTCAGGATCGCCACCGAACGAACGGGCGCCGCGGTCGCCCTGCGCTGACAGCTGGGCGCCGGGGGCGACCACGCAGGTGAGCTGAGGCGCCGGGGCAGGCGTGGAGAGCGGAGTTCCCCGTCACATCCGGGGGCGTCGACATACGACGTGGAACTCGGCACGTAATTTTCGGTACGTGGAACACGGTTCTTAGAACTCTCTTACACCTGATGCGTATTCAGTTCTTCATGAACTCCAACCCTCACAAGACCGCGGGACACCGCCGTCCCACCCGCGTGCTGGCCGCCTCGCTCGCGCTGACCGCGACCACCCTCGGCGTCGTCGGATGTGACCGCGCCGCCGCCGGCACGCTGGAGGGCAGCCATCTCCAACTCCCCGTATCCGGCGGCACGGCGGTCGTCGACACCGACTCCCTCGCGGTGACCGCGCACACCGGTGGCGGGCGGCAGCTGGTGCTGTCCGACGGGGCCGCGGGCGGACTGGGCAAGCCCGGTCCGGTGACGCAGACGGCCGACGGGGCGCGGTGGAGCTACCCCGACAAGGGCCTTCAGGTCACGGCGAGTTCGGAGCGCGGGCGGCTGCGGATCAAGCTGCGGTCGGACCGTGACGGGTCGGTCGACTGGCCGGTGACCGGCACCGACCGGGCCGCCTCCGCCGTCCAGGTACCGCGCGGCGAGGGGCTGGACATCCCGGTGCGGGACGCGTTCTGGAACGCCTCTCCGGAGAAGGGCGGGCTGGCCGGCAGCACCGTCGACATGGGCGAGGCCCTCTCGTTGCCGCTGTGGGGCTACTCCATGGGCGGGGCGGGCGGCGGGAGCGGCGTCAGCTACCTCACCCCGACCGACCTCGGCACCTCGCTGCGGTTCGCCTCCGCCGGCGGCCGGCTGCGCACCACGGCCCAGCATGCCTTCGACGCCGGTGAGGGCACCCGCGACTACGAGGTCTCCTTCGCCCTCACCGACGGCAATCCGGTCGCCCCGGCCGCCGACTACCGCTCCTACCTCGCGCAGCACGGCCGGCTCGGCAGCCTGCGCAAGAAGATCCGGCAGAACCCGGCCACCGAAAAGCTGCTGGGTGCGTTCCACGCCTATGTGTGGGGCGAGGCGCGCACCGCCCCCGGGGTCGAGGCGCTGAAGAAGCTGGGCGTGGACCGGATGTGGCTGGGCTACGACTCCGGTCCCGACCCGATGAAGGGACCGGCGGTGCGGGCCGCCAAGAAGGCGGGCTACCTCGTCGGCCCGTACGACACCTTCGCCAACGGCCAGGACCCCGAGAAGGCCGACAGCCCCACCTCCGTCTGGCCGGACCGGGTCTATCCCGACTTCTGCGTCCGCCGGGCCGACGGCACCCCGCAGCCGGGCTTCGGCAAGCGCGGCTGCTACCTCAGCTCGCGCGCCTTCGAGAAGGCCGAGCCCGCGAAGCACTACCTCGCCGACCGGACCCGCACGATGGTCGCCAACGGCGCGGACAGCTACTTCCTCGACGTGGATGCGACGGGAGAGCTGTTCCGCGATCACGGCAAGGGCCATGAGATGACCAAGGCCGGCGACCGCGCGAGCCGGCTGGCCCGGATGGTGCGGCTGTCGAAGAACCTCGTCCTGGGGTCGGAGGGCGCCCAGGCGTGGGCCAACAAGGTGCTGGCCTACAACCACGGCTCGGGCACCCCGGTCGACGACGGCCTGTGGGCCCTGGAGCGGGACAAGAAGACGTGGGGCGGCTACGCGCCGGAGAAGGCCCCCGGCGCCTTCTTCAAGCCGGTCCGGCTGCCCGCCCGGATGGCCACCGCCATGTACGACCCCAAGTACCGCGCGCCGCTCTACGAGACCGCGCTGCACGGCTCGCTGGTGAACGTGGAGCGCTGGGAGCTGTCGTACCAGAAGCTGCCGGCCCAGAAGACCACCCGGGCGCTGCTGGCGATGCTCTACAACACCCCGCTGAACTTCGTTCTCGACGGCCCGACGCTGCAGAAGGACGGGCCACAGCTCGCCGCGCTGCAGAAGTTCTTCTCGCCGCTGCACCGCGCCGCCGGCACGCAGCAGCTGACCTCGTTCCGGTGGCTGACCGCGGATCGCAGCGTCCAGCGCACGGTCTTCGGCAAGGGCGCGCTGACCGTCACCGCCAACTTCGGCAGCAAGGCCCACGGCGGCCTGCCGGGCGGCTGTGTGGATGCCGAGCTGGCCACCGACCGGCAGCCGCGGCGGCTGTGCCCGGCGCAGCTGAACGGCTGACCGGCCGGCATCCTGGCTGACCTGCTGATCTGCCGGAGGGCGGCCGCCCGCGCGGCGGCCGCCCTCACACGGCGGCCGCCGCGCCACTGAGGGCAGCGTTCCGCCCGGGAAACAGAGCAGATGCGGGCGGGTAACAGCCACGCCCCAGTGTGAGGGGCATGACCTCGATGCCGCCGCACCCGGATGCCACCACAGATGCCGCGCCCGGCACCACACCCACCCTCGTCCTGATCGGCCACGGCATGGTCGGCCAGCGCTTCCTGGAGGAGCTGGCCGACCGCGGTGTCACCGAGCGGATGCGGGTGGTCGTGCTGTGCGAGGAGCCCCGCCCGGCCTACGACCGCGTCCAGCTGACGTCGTACTTCGCCGGCCGCACCCCGGACGACCTGAGCCTGGCCGACCCGGAATTCCTGGCCCGGCACGGCATCGAGCTGCACCTCGGCGACCCGGCCACCGCCGTGGACCGCACCACCCGCACGGTCACCTCCCGCTCCGGGCTGACCGTCCGCTACGACACCCTGGTGCTGGCCACCGGCTCGTATCCGTTCGTGCCGCCGGTGCCCGGCAAGGACAGCGCGGGCTGTTTCGTCTACCGCACGATCGACGACCTGCTGGCCATCGAGGAGTACGCCAAGAACGCCCGCACGGGTGTGGTGGTGGGCGGCGGGCTGCTCGGCCTGGAGGCGGCCGGTGCGCTCAAGGGGCTCGGGCTGCACACCCACGTCGTGGAGTTCGCCCCGCGGCTGATGGCCCTCCAGGTCGACGAGGGCGGCGGCCGGGCGCTGCGCCGCACCATCGAGGAGATGGGCCTGGAGGTGCACACCGGTGTCGGCGGCAAGGAGATCGTCGCGGACGGCAGCGGCGCGGTGGCCGCCATGGGGCTCTCGGACGACTCCCGGATCGACACCGATCTGGTCGTCTTCTCGGCCGGCGTCCGCCCCCGTGACCAACTCGCCCGGGACTGCGGACTGCCGGTCGGCGAGCGCGGCGGCATCGTCGTCGACGAGCAGTGCCGCACCGTCGACCCGGCCGTGTACGCGATCGGCGAGTGCGCGCTGGCCGCCGACGGCCGGGTCTACGGCCTGGTCGCCCCGGGCTACGACATGGCGCGGGTGACGGCCGGCGAGATCGCCGCCCGGCTCGGTGACGACACCGGGCAGCCCGACGGCTTCACCGGTGCCGATCTGTCCACCAAGCTCAAGCTGCTCGGCGTGGACGTCGCGTCCTTCGGCGATGCGCACGGTGCGACGGACGGCGCGCTGGACGTGGTCTACGCCGACTCCCGCAGCGGCGTCTACAAGAAGCTGGTGATCGACGCCACGGGCGAGCTGCTGGGCGGGGTGCTGGTCGGCGACGCCGAGGCGTACGGCATGCTGCGGCCGCTGACCGGCACCGTGCCGCCGCTGGCACCCGAGCAGCTGGTCCTGCCCGCCGGGGCTGCCGGGGGCGGCGGCGCGCTCGGCCCGTCCGCACTGCCGGACGAGGCGGTGCTGTGCAACTGCCACAACGTGACCAAGGGGACGGTCCGGGCCGCGGTCACCGAGCACTCCTGCGGCACCCTCCCCGAGATCAAGAAGTGCACCAAGGCCGGCACCGGCTGCGGCAGTTGCGTCAAATCGCTGACCGCCGTGATGAACGACGAACTGGCCGCGTCCGGCGTCAGCCTCGACACCGGGCTGTGCGGCTGCTTCCCGCACACCCGCGCCGAGCTGTACGAGATCGTGCGCACCCTGCGGCTGACGTCCTTCGCCGAGCTGCTGGACTCGCACGGCCGCCCGGAGGCACGCCACGGCGACGGATGCGAGATCTGCAAGCCCACCGTCGGCTCGATCATCGCCTCCCTCGCGCCGGCCGTCGGCGCCGACGGCTATGTCCTCGACGGCGAGCAGGCCGCCCTCCAGGACACCAACGACCACTTCCTCGCCAACCTCCAGCGCAACGGCTCGTACTCCATCGTGCCGCGCATCCCCGGCGGGGAGATCACCCCGGAGAAGCTGATCGTGATCGGCGAGGTGGCCCGCGACTTCGGCCTCTACACCAAGATCACCGGCGGCCAGCGGATCGACCTGTTCGGCGCCCGGGTGGATCAACTCCCGCAGGTGTGGGCCCGGTTGGTGGACGCCGGCTTCGAGTCGGGGCATGCGTACGGCAAGGCGCTGCGCACCGTGAAGTCGTGTGTGGGCCAGACCTGGTGCCGTTACGGCGTCCAGGACTCGGTCCGTATGGCCATCGAACTGGAGCTGCGCTACCGGGGCCTGCGCTCCCCGCACAAGCTGAAGTCCGCGGTCTCGGGCTGCGCGCGGGAGTGTGCGGAGGCCCGCGGCAAGGACTTCGGCGTCATCGCCACCTCCCAGGGCTGGAACCTGTACGTGGGCGGCAACGGCGGCGCGGATCCGCGCCATGCCGACCTGCTCGCCCAGGACCTGGACGACGCCGGGCTGATCCGCCTGATCGACCGCTTCCTGATGTTCTACATCCGCACCGCCGACCGCCTGGAGCGCACCTCGGCCTGGCTGGAGCGGATCGAGGGCGGGCTCGACCACGTACGGGATGTCGTCGTCCACGACTCCCTGGGGCTGTGCGACGAGCTGGAGGCCCTGATGGCCGCCCATGTCACCCACTACCGCGACGAGTGGGCCGAAACCCTCGCCGATCCCGAACGGCTGGCCCGCTTCGTGTCCTTCGTCAATGCGCCCGGCGCACCGGATCCGTCGGTCCGCTTCGTACCGGAGCGCGACCAGGTCAAGCCGGATCTGACGCTGCTGGCCGGCCCCACTCTGCCCGTTCGCACTCTGGAAGGGACTTCCGTCTGATGGCCACCGCGATCACCCCTCTCGACTCCCTCACCTCCCTCACCCATCCCGCCACCGGCGCCGCGGCCACTGCCTCCGCCACGACCGCCGCATCCGCCACGGCCGCCACGGTCGAGATCCGCTGCCCCCAGGGCTGGGTCGCGGTGTGCACGACGGACGACCTCACCCCGGGGCGCGGGGTCGCCGCCCTCCTCCCGGACGGCACCCAGGCCGCGCTCTTCGCCGACCGCGCCGGGCAGACGTATGCGATCGCCAACCGCGATCCGTTCACCGGCGCCCAAGTCCTCTCCCGCGGCCTGACCGGCTCGGCCGACGGCCGGGCGTT
This portion of the Streptomyces sp. 2114.4 genome encodes:
- a CDS encoding glycoside hydrolase; amino-acid sequence: MNSNPHKTAGHRRPTRVLAASLALTATTLGVVGCDRAAAGTLEGSHLQLPVSGGTAVVDTDSLAVTAHTGGGRQLVLSDGAAGGLGKPGPVTQTADGARWSYPDKGLQVTASSERGRLRIKLRSDRDGSVDWPVTGTDRAASAVQVPRGEGLDIPVRDAFWNASPEKGGLAGSTVDMGEALSLPLWGYSMGGAGGGSGVSYLTPTDLGTSLRFASAGGRLRTTAQHAFDAGEGTRDYEVSFALTDGNPVAPAADYRSYLAQHGRLGSLRKKIRQNPATEKLLGAFHAYVWGEARTAPGVEALKKLGVDRMWLGYDSGPDPMKGPAVRAAKKAGYLVGPYDTFANGQDPEKADSPTSVWPDRVYPDFCVRRADGTPQPGFGKRGCYLSSRAFEKAEPAKHYLADRTRTMVANGADSYFLDVDATGELFRDHGKGHEMTKAGDRASRLARMVRLSKNLVLGSEGAQAWANKVLAYNHGSGTPVDDGLWALERDKKTWGGYAPEKAPGAFFKPVRLPARMATAMYDPKYRAPLYETALHGSLVNVERWELSYQKLPAQKTTRALLAMLYNTPLNFVLDGPTLQKDGPQLAALQKFFSPLHRAAGTQQLTSFRWLTADRSVQRTVFGKGALTVTANFGSKAHGGLPGGCVDAELATDRQPRRLCPAQLNG
- the nirB gene encoding nitrite reductase large subunit NirB, encoding MTSMPPHPDATTDAAPGTTPTLVLIGHGMVGQRFLEELADRGVTERMRVVVLCEEPRPAYDRVQLTSYFAGRTPDDLSLADPEFLARHGIELHLGDPATAVDRTTRTVTSRSGLTVRYDTLVLATGSYPFVPPVPGKDSAGCFVYRTIDDLLAIEEYAKNARTGVVVGGGLLGLEAAGALKGLGLHTHVVEFAPRLMALQVDEGGGRALRRTIEEMGLEVHTGVGGKEIVADGSGAVAAMGLSDDSRIDTDLVVFSAGVRPRDQLARDCGLPVGERGGIVVDEQCRTVDPAVYAIGECALAADGRVYGLVAPGYDMARVTAGEIAARLGDDTGQPDGFTGADLSTKLKLLGVDVASFGDAHGATDGALDVVYADSRSGVYKKLVIDATGELLGGVLVGDAEAYGMLRPLTGTVPPLAPEQLVLPAGAAGGGGALGPSALPDEAVLCNCHNVTKGTVRAAVTEHSCGTLPEIKKCTKAGTGCGSCVKSLTAVMNDELAASGVSLDTGLCGCFPHTRAELYEIVRTLRLTSFAELLDSHGRPEARHGDGCEICKPTVGSIIASLAPAVGADGYVLDGEQAALQDTNDHFLANLQRNGSYSIVPRIPGGEITPEKLIVIGEVARDFGLYTKITGGQRIDLFGARVDQLPQVWARLVDAGFESGHAYGKALRTVKSCVGQTWCRYGVQDSVRMAIELELRYRGLRSPHKLKSAVSGCARECAEARGKDFGVIATSQGWNLYVGGNGGADPRHADLLAQDLDDAGLIRLIDRFLMFYIRTADRLERTSAWLERIEGGLDHVRDVVVHDSLGLCDELEALMAAHVTHYRDEWAETLADPERLARFVSFVNAPGAPDPSVRFVPERDQVKPDLTLLAGPTLPVRTLEGTSV
- the nirD gene encoding nitrite reductase small subunit NirD — encoded protein: MATAITPLDSLTSLTHPATGAAATASATTAASATAATVEIRCPQGWVAVCTTDDLTPGRGVAALLPDGTQAALFADRAGQTYAIANRDPFTGAQVLSRGLTGSADGRAFVASPLLKQRFDLASGDCLDDPEVAVAAYPVRTRGGKRDS